One Leifsonia shinshuensis DNA window includes the following coding sequences:
- a CDS encoding LLM class flavin-dependent oxidoreductase, whose amino-acid sequence MTTEPKQLFVNLFEMACVSHITHGLWPLPGNNRERFADLDYWLELAQLLEHGGFDGIFLADVIGAYDVFRGGPETALREGLQSPNLDPLLLVPAMAAVTDRLGFGVTFSTTYEPPFAFARRMSTLDHLTKGRIGWNIVTSYLPNAARNFGLDDEVPHDERYRRAEEYLDVLYKLWEGSWDDDAVIADREARVFTDPSKVRYIDHVGERHRVAGPHIVHPSPQRTPVLFQATGSPAGIEFAGRHAEVVFTGGRTSEEFRRNADGMRDAAARHDRQRDDVKFIAMAGVIVGRTTEEAEDKWRLYQQHSSLDGILAHSSLPVDLTAFPRDITVREALARAEFPAERVPFLPLDRTVGQALDFIKNGRDDRFLVVGDPKTVADEIERWLDEDGLDGINLRQYHSFETARDFAELVVPELRRRGRLPQEGERSGTLRERLFGDGHSRLPQRHPGTRYRGGANLHAEAVGAAR is encoded by the coding sequence ATGACCACCGAACCCAAGCAGCTCTTCGTCAACCTGTTCGAGATGGCGTGCGTGAGCCACATCACGCACGGCCTCTGGCCGCTGCCGGGCAACAACCGCGAGCGCTTCGCCGATCTCGACTACTGGCTGGAGCTCGCGCAGCTGCTGGAGCACGGCGGCTTCGACGGGATCTTCCTCGCAGACGTGATCGGCGCGTACGACGTGTTCCGCGGCGGCCCCGAGACCGCGCTGCGGGAGGGCCTGCAGAGCCCGAACCTCGACCCGCTGCTGCTCGTCCCGGCGATGGCGGCCGTCACCGACCGGCTCGGTTTCGGGGTGACGTTCTCGACCACGTACGAGCCGCCGTTCGCGTTCGCCCGCCGGATGTCGACCCTCGATCACCTGACCAAGGGACGGATCGGGTGGAACATCGTCACCTCCTACCTCCCGAACGCCGCCCGCAACTTCGGGCTCGACGACGAAGTGCCGCACGACGAGCGCTACCGCCGCGCCGAGGAGTACCTGGACGTGCTCTACAAGCTGTGGGAGGGCTCCTGGGACGACGACGCGGTGATCGCCGACCGGGAGGCGCGCGTCTTCACGGACCCGTCGAAGGTGCGCTACATCGACCACGTCGGCGAGCGGCACAGGGTCGCAGGCCCCCACATCGTGCACCCGTCGCCGCAGCGCACGCCCGTGCTGTTCCAGGCGACCGGCTCGCCCGCCGGGATCGAGTTCGCCGGCCGGCACGCGGAGGTCGTCTTCACGGGCGGCCGCACGAGCGAGGAGTTCCGCCGCAACGCGGACGGGATGCGCGACGCGGCCGCGCGCCACGACCGGCAGCGCGACGACGTGAAGTTCATCGCGATGGCGGGCGTGATCGTCGGCCGCACGACGGAGGAGGCCGAGGACAAGTGGAGGCTGTACCAGCAGCACTCCAGCCTCGACGGCATCCTGGCCCACAGCAGCCTGCCCGTCGACCTCACGGCGTTCCCGCGCGACATCACCGTGCGGGAGGCACTGGCGCGGGCGGAGTTCCCGGCCGAGCGGGTGCCGTTCCTGCCGCTGGACAGGACGGTCGGCCAGGCCCTCGACTTCATCAAGAACGGCCGCGACGACCGGTTCCTGGTGGTCGGCGACCCGAAGACGGTGGCGGACGAGATCGAGCGCTGGCTGGACGAGGACGGCCTCGACGGCATCAACCTCCGCCAGTACCACTCGTTCGAGACGGCACGCGACTTCGCCGAGCTGGTCGTCCCCGAACTGCGGAGGCGCGGACGGCTGCCCCAGGAGGGGGAGCGGTCGGGGACGCTGCGGGAGCGGTTGTTCGGCGACGGGCACAGCCGGCTGCCGCAGCGGCACCCCGGCACGCGGTATCGGGGCGGGGCGAACCTGCACGCGGAGGCGGTGGGCGCGGCGCGCTGA
- a CDS encoding dipeptide ABC transporter ATP-binding protein, with product MDGVHRPIVEGVSFDLLPGQCVAIVGESGSGKSVTARSLVGLAGRTATVEADQLELHHEDARAFTPRQWRRVRGRDIGFVLQDALVSLDPLRPVGAEIAEALRLHRWGDRAARKARVRELLERVGVPSPEVRARQRPDQLSGGLRQRALIASAIALDPDIVIADEPTTALDVTVQAQVLAQLEAMKERGASLILISHDLSVVARLADHILVMRGGVVLEQGPAERVLADPEHEYTRALIAAVPGEATRGRALTPGSPDPAPRPPLGAPVLEARDLTKRFHTSDGTVTRAVDGVTFSLRAGETLGIVGESGSGKSTTAKLALGLERLDGGDVRLLGQEWSALPESRRRALRRRISVVYQDPLSSFDPRWTVERILLDALRSERFADGAARDARVRELLGQVGLGEEVLPRFPLKLSGGQRQRVAIARALAPRPDVIVLDEAVSALDVTIQAQILDLLVTLQRASGVAYLFISHDLGVISHLSDRVLVMKDGRVVEEGTAEDVFERPQQTYTRDLIAAIPEFAPGAGDARSDSRTPEGDA from the coding sequence GGCAAGTCGGTCACCGCGCGCAGCCTCGTCGGCCTCGCCGGGCGCACCGCGACGGTGGAGGCCGACCAGCTCGAGCTTCACCACGAGGACGCCCGCGCTTTCACCCCGCGCCAGTGGCGTCGCGTCCGCGGCCGGGATATCGGCTTCGTCCTGCAGGACGCGCTGGTGTCCCTCGATCCGCTGCGCCCGGTCGGCGCGGAGATCGCGGAGGCGCTGCGGCTGCACCGCTGGGGGGACCGCGCCGCGCGGAAAGCCAGGGTGCGCGAGCTCCTGGAGCGCGTCGGCGTCCCGTCGCCGGAGGTCCGGGCGCGTCAGCGTCCCGACCAGCTCTCCGGCGGCCTCCGCCAGCGCGCGCTGATCGCCTCCGCCATCGCGCTCGACCCGGACATCGTGATCGCCGACGAGCCGACCACCGCCCTCGACGTCACGGTGCAGGCGCAGGTGCTCGCCCAGCTGGAGGCGATGAAGGAGCGCGGTGCGTCGCTCATCCTGATCAGTCACGACCTGTCCGTCGTCGCCCGGCTGGCCGACCACATCCTCGTCATGCGCGGCGGCGTCGTGCTGGAGCAGGGTCCCGCCGAGCGTGTGCTCGCCGATCCCGAGCACGAGTACACCCGCGCGCTGATCGCTGCGGTCCCCGGCGAGGCCACCCGCGGACGTGCGCTCACCCCGGGTTCACCCGATCCCGCTCCGCGACCTCCCCTCGGCGCACCGGTGCTGGAGGCCCGCGATCTCACCAAGCGCTTCCACACCTCCGACGGCACCGTCACCCGCGCGGTCGACGGCGTCACCTTCAGCCTCCGCGCCGGCGAGACGCTCGGCATCGTGGGGGAGTCCGGCTCGGGCAAGAGCACGACAGCCAAGCTCGCGCTCGGACTCGAACGCCTCGACGGTGGCGACGTCCGGTTGCTCGGCCAGGAGTGGTCGGCCCTGCCCGAGTCCCGCCGCCGCGCGCTGCGCCGTCGGATCTCTGTCGTCTACCAGGATCCGCTGAGCTCGTTCGACCCGCGCTGGACCGTCGAGCGCATCCTGCTCGACGCCCTCCGCTCGGAGCGCTTCGCCGACGGAGCCGCGCGCGACGCCCGCGTGCGTGAGCTGCTCGGCCAGGTCGGGCTGGGTGAGGAGGTGCTGCCGCGCTTCCCGCTGAAGCTCTCCGGAGGCCAGCGCCAGCGCGTCGCCATCGCCCGCGCCCTCGCCCCGCGGCCCGACGTGATCGTGCTCGACGAGGCCGTGTCGGCGCTCGACGTCACGATCCAGGCGCAGATCCTCGACCTGCTCGTCACCCTCCAGCGCGCGTCCGGCGTCGCCTACCTCTTCATCTCGCACGACCTCGGCGTCATCAGCCACCTCAGCGATCGCGTGCTCGTGATGAAGGACGGCCGGGTCGTGGAGGAGGGGACGGCCGAGGACGTCTTCGAGCGCCCCCAGCAGACGTACACTCGTGACCTGATCGCAGCGATCCCGGAGTTCGCCCCGGGAGCCGGAGACGCACGCAGCGACAGCAGAACCCCGGAAGGCGACGCATGA